GCGCCAACACGATGGATAAGAGGCGCCGCATGCGTTCCTCGAAACGAGGTGCACTATGTTGCGTAAACGCACTTGCGCCCGTGACGAAGGGAAAGACGAACGCAAACGCGATGGCCAGGACCAGCCGCAATTGAATGTGGTCTACAAATTCCCCGGCCACGGCCCCAAAGACCAAAAAAGATGTGTAAATCACCCATATGGTAAGTGGGATCATCATCAACAATACAATGTATTCGGTGACGGATGCTTCTTCGCCTTCTTTTGGCTGACTCATTGACTGACTCCTCTGATTGGGGGCATTGTGCCGATGGTTTGACGCACATGCAACCCCCGACAAAGTATCCCGATGGCCTTAGGCGCAACTATCTATAAATTTTCGGTCTCCTTGAGCGATGTAGACCGTGGCGTCTATGAAACATTGGAGGCACGCCTAGCGCAACATCCGTCGGAATCGGACATTTATCTGGTCGCCCGTGTCTTGGCCTGGACGATTCTATGGCGCGAGGATCTGCAATTCGGACGAGGCGTCTCAACTCCAGACGAGGCGGATATCTGGGCGGGGCCCGATCACGACATCGCGCTCTGGGTAGAAATCGGGATGCCGTCTATGGATCGACTCACGAAGATGACCAAGCGCGCTGGCTCAGTGATCGTGGTCCCTCACAAACCTTGGGAGCCCAACCTTGTTCAACCCGAGAGCGTATTCGGTGCGGATCGTGTGCAAATTTGTGGTCTGGATTTACGCGTTCTTTCAGCGCTCGCCGAAAAGTTGGAGCGAAACAACTCATGGAACGTGCTCATAAGTGACGGACATATTTGGATAAGTGTGGGTGAGGAGACTTTCGATTGTTTGATTGAATGGGGCCGACTCGAGCCGGCCGGATGATATTTCGGGCATATTGGTGCGTGCGATTCGCAAAATGACACCCAATTGTAACAAAGCGTTCTATTGAACCTGCGTATCGAATCTGCTACCTCTTCGCCCGCCATAGATGATGAACCTGAACCAATTTTGAGGTCCCCATGTTTTTTGCTCGACGTTCACTTTTGATTTTAGCAGCTGGTCTCGCCATTTCGGCCTGTGGAGACGCTGACGATCCAACCAAAAACGGAAATAACACCGATCCAAACAACGTGACGAATCCTAATAATTCGAACAACGAGTCGAATAACGGAACGGTTGTGGACCCGAACAACACAACGATTGATCCGAACAATCCGACCAATAACAACACGACCGAGCCAAACAATCCTCCGATCGAGTGCGAGGTTCTTGAGAACTTCTACGGCCAGATTGGCGGCACAGGCGACGCGGGCGGTGGTGCTCCAACGATGGAAGCGCTCGATTACGACGCCAATCTCCAGGCTGTCTACGATTCGGTCCCTACCACTCAGGACGACACAGAGACCGAGGACGTCGATGAAGGCCGTGCTGACGACCTGACCATTGAAGTCACCGGTGCTCTCGTGACTTCGACCTACGGCGGAAACGTGAGCAACACTCGCTTCTTCCTTCAAGACCAGAACACCGCAATCCGCGTGTTCCTTGATCAAGGCGAGCAGCAAGCGACCCCAATCAAAGTCGGCCAGCGTTTGAGCTTCACAGTGACCTCGACACGTAACTTCAGTGGAACACCGCAGATCGCTAAGATCAGCGACCTCGTGGTCGACGAAGAAGGCGCAAACGTTCCTTACGCCGAAGCGACTGGAACCGATCTTACAATTGAGCAGTTTGATCGCATTGTTCGCGTATTCGGCACCATTGAGTCGGACAACGGCGAATGTGGTGGTGGAAACAAGTGCTACACGTTCAACCACGGCGATAAGACCACCACATTGCGTTCACGTTCGACGTTCCTTTCGGTTGGCGGATGCTACACCTACGTTGGTCCCGTCGGGGCATTCCCTGGCCCATTGGCAACCGGCGACAAGACCATTCAGCTTGACTCGGTCAACTTCGATTGGTTGTTCGAACTGCGCTAATCCGTCCCTCGCCGCTCTGAAGAGTGAACATGTCTCTCCACATTTTGTCCTCACGGGGCTTCCAACCCGTACTCGTTGCCCTCGCGCTCTTCATGAGCGCGTGTGGTGAGCCGTCCGACCCCCCGAGCGATGCTGAGCGCGCGCGTATTTTAGGTGATGCGGAGATCGTGTTCGTCGAGGAGAAGGTGGATTTCACCGACGAGCAATATGACTTCACGGGCCCAACGTCGATTCAAGCCCTCAAGAGCATCATCCCACCGAACGAATTCGTCTGGTACGGCACGAGCCCTGGCGATCCTCCTCCTTTCGAGGAGGAGGCAAACGGCGTTTACAAGTGTGGCTCGCGAAATCAAATTCGCGAGGTCTCGCAACTCCCAGCGACGATTGAAGGGATCATCACGCTCCAGCCACGCTACTTCCAGCGCACGGTTTATTGCGATTCTGATGAGCGCTTCTACGGAAGTTATTTCATCGAGGATTCAACGGGCGGCATCATGGTTTTGAAGGAATCCCGTATCGAGGATTTCTACATGGGAGACCGAGTGCGCCTGCGCGTGCGAGGCCTGGTCAAGTACTTCGATACCATCGCGGTCTTGGTGTCTGACGAAGAAGAAGTTATCTCAGAAGACAACCCTATCTACTATCGCAACACGAGCCGCGAGCTCGAGGAAGAGGACGCCTACGAGGTGCACCGAATCCGCAAGAAAGTGGCGTCGTTGCCCACAAATCAGAACTTCAATGAGATGTGTCTTATTGACGTGGACAACCCAGACCTCGATAGTTGCCGAAAGCCCTGTGCCTTCAACAACGATTGTGAGTCGGGGACGTGCGATTTTGGAAATAGCCAAAACGCTGTGGCCGGCTATTGCACGACGGATGAGGGTGAGTGGCTGGTCTCGCTCGACCGCGAAATCGGTCAACGCCAACCACGAATCATCAGTCGCGGGGATATTTTGGAAGTTACAGGGCCGGTGGTGAACTCCTTCGGGCTTAAGATATTGGTATCGCGCGCAGGCCAGATGCGCTTCGTCGAATAAGTTTTTGAGAAACGTTACTCAGTAGGTTTAGAAAGATGAAATCACGTTTGTTGAGTCTCGCTGGCTTCGCAGCGGTATTGACCGGGTTGCAACCTGGAATTCTCGTGGCTCAGGAAGATCCGGAAGTGGATATCGAGCCATCGTATGTGGAGCCAGACCCAGCTCAGGACTCCGCGGTTGCAACCATGCCGCTCGCCGAGGCTCCGGAGTTGGAAGAGGAGAAGTTCCAAGTGTTCTTCTCACTCTCGACTGAGTTCGTTGCTACGGACAATCAGGACTATCGCGATTACGAGCCTACTCAGCCTGAGCCGTGGATCGATATCTACGACACCGACGACCGCGCGAATATCTTCTACACGCGCGTCTCGTCTGGTTTTGGCTACCAGGTTTTGGATGATGTGGGCGTGCAGCTTTCATTGAGTCACTCCGGCCTTTGGGGCGGGGATAAAATGGGCGGTGCCAACGCATTTGGCGGCTTCCTCTTCATGGACCGCCTTTTTGTTGAATGGAATGCCGTCAAGTTGCCTGGCGTGGAGATCAGCACCCAGATTGGACGTCAGCCGTTTGAAATCGGCGGCGCCTATCGCGACTACTTCTTCGACGACGTGATCGACGGTGTGATTGTGGATATCGACCTCAAGAAGGGCGGCAAAATTCGCCTGCTTCCGGTCGACCTTTACAGCTCAACTTTGAGACCTGACGACGTAAACCTTGCTGCCGGAATTAATTCGGTGGGCACGATTCCTCAATCGTCTTCGGCGCGCTACGACGGCGATACCAACACGTTCCGAATGGGCGCGATCTATGAGAACACCGAACTGGTCAAAGGCCTCGAGCTTCGCGCCTTCGGGTTCTATGCGGATATCGGCGCTTCGGGCCCGCTTGGAACCGGCTCCGACCGGACCTTCGGTGGTGCACACGGAAACGTGGCAGACAACGACTATAACTGGATGGCAGGAACTCGAATTGGCTACACCATCGATGCGGGCAACTTCAAGATGCTTGCGTACGGTGAGTTCGCGCGCTCCGGCGGTCTCGATCGCAAAGCGACCAACCTCGGCCTCTTCGATGTGCTGACGGAGGGTAACGCGTTCGGTGCCGGACTTTTGCCAAGCCTGACGGTCAACGAGAACCTCGGTGTTCGTGGTCGCGTGCAATTCTTCATGGCCGACGGGGCTGACCATGCTGCAGATGGCGGCATGATGTTCAACCACGGCTTCGTGTCCTTCAAGGGCGCTCAGATCGGTGGACTTGCTGCAAACCGCATCGCGGGCTGGCACCCATCCGCTTATGTTGCAACTGATGGAATCTCGCACGACCCGCATGCGCGCGAGCGTAAAGCAGGGACCATGGTGATCCACGGAGGAATCGGCCTCGACCTCATTAAGAAGCTTTCGCTCGACGTCGATTTCTACACGTATGCTGATACTTCAGGCACGAACTACGACTTCACTCAGGCGATTACGGACTCGGCTGAGCTTCCGTTTGGCTACGATGAATTTGATCTGCGCGCTCAGGAACGCCTCGGCAAAAACCTCGGCTTTGAGCTCGATTCGAAGCTCGCGTTCAACCCGAACGACGTGCTTGGCTTCTACGTTGGGGGCGCCGTGATGTTCGCGGGTGACTTCCACAAGATCGAAGTAAGCCGCCGAGTAGGCACAGCGATCGGTGCAACCGAGCCTGACCTCTTCTGGGCCGTTTCTGCTGGTACCAATCTCACGTTCTAAGGTCCTGATTATGCGTAAGCTCCTATTCGCCGCTCTCCTCTTGGGAGCGTGCGACACATCAGACCCGGGGATTCCTGCAAGTCAGCCAGAATATCGCTGGGATTTTGACTCCTGCACATCCGGCGAGCGGGGAAGTATCACCATTAACGAGGTGAATTTCGCGGGAAGCGTGACCGATGACGGAACGCTTGATGCCGACGATATTTTCATCGAGTTGTGGAATCGACACCCTCGGCCGATCAACGTCTCCGGCTGGAGACTCAATGTCTACGGGAAGACTGAGGGTTACGTACCGGACGAAGGGTACCTGATTCCTCAGAACGACCGAACCATCCCAGTCAACGGCCATTTTGTGATCGCGAAGAAAGCCGATGGCGCATTTGGCGACATTGCCGACGTGATCATCGAAGACCTTGAGCTTGGAAAGTCACACTTCTACGTAGAGCTTCGCGATTGCGACCAAAAGCTCATGGAGAGCGCCGGGCATCGAGAGGTTCCGGTGTTCTCAGGTGGATACGATTTCGTGACATCACGCTCCATGGAGCGCGCACAAATCATTTTCCAGAACCGTGGAACCATGGCCATGAACTGGCATGCGTATTCGGTGGATCTCGGGTCAAACACCATTCGTGAAGGCTGGAGAGAGCGCACGCTCGCAAGCCCAGGAATGGCAAATAGCCCGGATTACTCCGGTTCATCAGCCTCGGGAGATTTCGAATGAGAAACAGCATCTTAATTCTGCTCATTTCATCTCTCGCCGCGTGTTCGACGGAAGAAGTCACCTATCAGTCGGCGCTTGAGACCAAATCCGAGTTCTTTTTGAACCGCGAGGAGGATGCGAGAGCCCGCCTGCTTCAGGAGATTCGCCAAACGCGAGATACAATCGACGTCGCCGCTCAGAGCATGACGGACGTGGAGCTTGCGAACGCAATTATCACCGCAGCTAAGGCTGGCGCCAGGGTTCGTATCGTAGGTGACGAAGCCGCGAAATCCGATGACGGATTCTCGCTGCTCGACGATTATCGCTCCGAGATCCTTTTCGACGACGACGATAATAACGACTCGACCTTCAGCGTGGTCTACGGAAACGGCGAGCTGAGGTATCTACCCGACCCGACGCTTTCGCCTCTCCTCGACAACTGTGGCTACGCCACAATCGGGGACAAGATTACGTGCCCGAGCTCAGATCCATTGCGTCCGCTCTCGAATCGCCTGATGGTGCGGCCTGACGAATACAACGTCATGAGCCATAACTTCATCATTCTTGGCGACCGAGTCGTCTGGAATTTCGCATCACCCTTTGACGACGCGTCGACAATCCCGTTGGCGTGGCGACTTGACGGCGAGATGGTGCGTGAGTCCTTCTGGCGCGAGTTCAATCAGATGCACGCCGGGGTGTTCGCGACCACGCTCTCTATCTACAACGGCCCAATCAAGTCGGGCGGTCAGTGGTCGCCGATCTACATCACCGAATTCGGTGAGTTCCACATGCGCTTTGGTCCACAAGAACGTGTGATCAAGACGCTCATCGACGATGCATACAAGTCGCGGGCAAACGTCTGGATCATGACCAATGATCTCAGCGAGCCATTCCTCTTGGATGCACTCGATTACAAGAAGCGAAACAACTTCGACGTGCGCGTGATCGTCAACCGTGACGAACAAAACGACGAGCTGGTCGGACGCCTCATCGACTTGGACGCTCGCTACGCCCCAGCCTCTCTCGACTATGTTCCGACGATGGTGGTGGTGGACTCCGAGCCCAATAGGCTTGGTGAGGTGGAGAAGCGCCGCATTCACGTGATTTCACACCCCGTGTGGAAAACCGGTGCGTTCCAAACCTTCCCGAGCACTCCAAACGATTACGTTGAAATCTACAAGAGTGATTACTTCACCGACGGCCTGATGTGGTCGGTGGTGGCGTATCCAGGGCAAGAGAACGTGATTTTGGATCAGATGAAACGACTTTGGGAAACCACATGGGCAGCGTCCACGGAGGTCGAACTATGAACATCTCTAAGATGATTCTCGCGCTCGGTGCTCTAGGTGTTTTGGTCAGCGGTTGTAACGACCCGGGCACCGATTATCTGGACCTCTTTACCGAACCTCGTGTTCAGATCTTTTTCAACGAGCCCGGCTCACGTGCCGAGGGTCAGCGAAATCTGAACCACGAAGATATTCTGGTGGAGCGCATCAATGCTGCAAAAACCTCGGTATCGGCCGCACTCTATGGTTTCTCGTCTCAACCTGTGCGTGACGCTCTGGTTCAGGCCCACCTTCGCGGTGTGAATGTGCGAGTTGCAGGTGATGCCAAGCACTTCCTTGGCCACGATTCGGGCTTTGAGGAGCTTCAGAAGCACCACGTCCCCATGCAGGTGGGCAACCAGTGGCATATTCAGCACAACAAGTTCTTCGTTATCGACACCAAGATCGTGTTTGTCGGTACAGGCAATATCAGCCCCACTGACCTCCACCGCAACAAGAACAACTGGGTGATCATCAATCACGATTATATCGCTCAGGATTACCAGGACGAGTTCGACCAGATGTTCGAAGGACGCTTCACCGCGTCCAAGCTTCGAAATGGGAACCCGAACTTCTACACAGTTGGCGACACCAAAGTTGAGGTCTATTTCTCACCGCAGGAAGATGCGATGGGACGAATCCTCGAGGAGCTTGAGGCTGCCGAGAACGACATCCACTTCACCATTTTCGCGTTCACCAAAGACCAGGTTGGCTCGCGATTTGTGGATAAGCATCGAGAATTCCAGGCGTGGAATGAGGAGAACGGCCAGGCCGACCTTCCTCCTTTCACTATCGACGATTCTCCAATGCAGCAGAAAAAGGTTGTTGGCGTTTACGACCGCAGCCAGATTCACGGTAACTTCCTCTATCACGAAGTCTATCGCCTGAACTCGAGAGGCATCCCTTCGAGAATGGATGCGAACGAGAACTCGCGTCTACCCGGCGATTATCAAGCAGGTGGTGGTCGCCTTCACTCGAAGACGATGATTATCGATATGTTCGGTGACAACCCGCGGGTTATCACGGGGTCGTTCAACTGGTCTGCTGCTGCAACGCTCTCAAACGACGAGACCATGTTGATCTTCCATGGTCGTCGTGTGGCCGAGGAATACTATCGTGAATTCCAAAACATGTGGGGTGGCGGCAAGCAAACTGGGCAAGCTGTCTGCAATATCATGGACGGCTACGTCGAAACGGGTAGTCCACTCTGCAGCACGGATATCGAACCTGGCGATCTGATTATCAGCGAGGTGATGTGGGATGGTTGGAATGGTCT
This Microvenator marinus DNA region includes the following protein-coding sequences:
- a CDS encoding YaeQ family protein — encoded protein: MALGATIYKFSVSLSDVDRGVYETLEARLAQHPSESDIYLVARVLAWTILWREDLQFGRGVSTPDEADIWAGPDHDIALWVEIGMPSMDRLTKMTKRAGSVIVVPHKPWEPNLVQPESVFGADRVQICGLDLRVLSALAEKLERNNSWNVLISDGHIWISVGEETFDCLIEWGRLEPAG
- a CDS encoding lamin tail domain-containing protein, which codes for MRKLLFAALLLGACDTSDPGIPASQPEYRWDFDSCTSGERGSITINEVNFAGSVTDDGTLDADDIFIELWNRHPRPINVSGWRLNVYGKTEGYVPDEGYLIPQNDRTIPVNGHFVIAKKADGAFGDIADVIIEDLELGKSHFYVELRDCDQKLMESAGHREVPVFSGGYDFVTSRSMERAQIIFQNRGTMAMNWHAYSVDLGSNTIREGWRERTLASPGMANSPDYSGSSASGDFE
- a CDS encoding phospholipase D-like domain-containing protein, which codes for MNISKMILALGALGVLVSGCNDPGTDYLDLFTEPRVQIFFNEPGSRAEGQRNLNHEDILVERINAAKTSVSAALYGFSSQPVRDALVQAHLRGVNVRVAGDAKHFLGHDSGFEELQKHHVPMQVGNQWHIQHNKFFVIDTKIVFVGTGNISPTDLHRNKNNWVIINHDYIAQDYQDEFDQMFEGRFTASKLRNGNPNFYTVGDTKVEVYFSPQEDAMGRILEELEAAENDIHFTIFAFTKDQVGSRFVDKHREFQAWNEENGQADLPPFTIDDSPMQQKKVVGVYDRSQIHGNFLYHEVYRLNSRGIPSRMDANENSRLPGDYQAGGGRLHSKTMIIDMFGDNPRVITGSFNWSAAATLSNDETMLIFHGRRVAEEYYREFQNMWGGGKQTGQAVCNIMDGYVETGSPLCSTDIEPGDLIISEVMWDGWNGLIDPSDRTGTRDPIDNDEFFEIYNATDEPINLSLFTLNSAYDAKMGFTPGTVIMPGEYFLVLDHNLVTYSDNSPQNGQHAYNSPDFVVNIPNDPRMPRLNLPNSSMYLELRDANGRVIDRVGDGGPPFGGGRRGDGSGIVNYSMERIIRNGDGGDGTQRSSWKTSNAPQGGERVNEEFRDIIIATPGEPNSQ